The Humulus lupulus chromosome 3, drHumLupu1.1, whole genome shotgun sequence genome window below encodes:
- the LOC133825247 gene encoding uncharacterized protein LOC133825247, producing MEVIFSAALIREANKVHNSENEQIKEPEIDGEILPTWKFFVDGSSNEHNSGARLILITLEGHCIHYALRFGFNASNNEAEYEALLAGLQLARDVRAISIDIYSDSQLVVNKNSNDDALAKLSIAKDVNTLNVIPVENLAQHSINESKKMLLLNKTPFWMTPIATYLEKRMLPEDINEARNCLRQAASYVIIDGVMYKRGYSMPLL from the exons ATGGAAGTTATTTTTAGTGCAGCCCTTATCAGGGAAGCAAACAAAGTCCATAAttca GAAAACGAGCAGATTAAGGAACCAGAGATTGATGGAGAAATTTTGCCAACATGGAAGTTTTTTGTTGATGGGTCCTCAAACGAACATAACTCTGGAGCTAGACTCATTCTTATTACACTTGAAGGGCATTGCATTCATTACGCACTTAGATTCGGTTTTAatgcttcaaacaatgaggcagaatacgaagcTCTCCTGGCAGGATTACAACTTGCTAGGGATGTCAGAGCTATATCAATCGAcatatacagtgattcacaactggtcgTAAATAAG AATTCTAACGATGATGCCTTAGCAAAATTGTCAATTGCTAAGGATGTCAATACTCTAAACGTAATACCGGTTGAGAACCTTGCTCAACATAGTATAAACGAATCGAAAAAAATGCTATTGCTCAATAAAACCCCCTTCTGGATGACTCCTATTGCAACATACTTGGAGAAAAGAATGTTACCTGAAGACATAAATGAGGCTCGAAATTGTTTAAGGCAAGCTGCTAGTTACGTTATCATTGATGGAGTAATGTACAAAAGAGGATACTCGATGCCTCTACTTTAG